One genomic region from Streptomyces sp. NBC_00582 encodes:
- a CDS encoding ferritin-like domain-containing protein produces MRASGFAEWARHFETERDRRAARPDPHWEAGASLPPAVRASVQRFQAGEDGDSSALFAKADAAGDPEYSAALRLFVAEEKNHARLLALLLKAGGATTRAGHWSDRAFARLRRVPGLRTELLLLMVAEVVALRYYRALRDGTGDPLTSEVAGRILADEERHVPFHCARLRASVAELPRAARRPLLAGWRVMLLGAVVVVAADHGRALRGLGVGRGRFVADVLRSGGPVTAAILGRAGLDRVL; encoded by the coding sequence ATGAGGGCCTCGGGATTCGCCGAGTGGGCCCGTCACTTCGAGACCGAACGCGACCGCCGCGCGGCCCGGCCCGACCCGCACTGGGAGGCGGGTGCCTCCCTGCCCCCGGCGGTGCGGGCGAGCGTCCAGCGGTTCCAGGCCGGCGAGGACGGCGACAGCTCGGCCCTGTTCGCCAAGGCGGATGCGGCGGGCGATCCGGAGTACTCGGCGGCGCTGCGGTTGTTCGTCGCCGAGGAGAAGAACCACGCGAGGCTTCTCGCTCTGCTGCTCAAGGCGGGCGGGGCGACGACGCGGGCCGGGCACTGGAGCGACAGGGCCTTCGCGCGGCTGCGCCGCGTGCCGGGGCTGCGCACGGAGCTGCTGCTGCTGATGGTCGCGGAGGTGGTCGCCCTGCGCTACTACCGGGCGCTGCGGGACGGGACCGGCGATCCGCTGACGTCGGAGGTCGCCGGCCGCATCCTGGCGGACGAGGAGCGGCACGTCCCTTTCCACTGCGCGCGGCTGCGCGCGTCCGTCGCGGAGCTGCCGCGCGCGGCCCGGCGGCCCCTGCTGGCGGGCTGGCGGGTGATGCTCCTCGGCGCGGTGGTGGTAGTAGCGGCCGACCACGGGCGGGCGCTGCGCGGGCTCGGGGTCGGACGAGGACGTTTCGTGGCGGACGTGCTGAGGTCGGGCGGTCCGGTGACCGCGGCGATCCTCGGGAGGGCCGGCCTCGACCGCGTCCTGTGA
- a CDS encoding alpha/beta hydrolase has product MPFTLTRPTFPAFSARRFLHAGLALAALLFAAEIPAHAHSPGDVRQNRAGEASIVSVTRIDERTRDLMVHSPAMQSDIPVRVILPKSWETEKERKFPVLYMLHGGNDDYTSWTRETDIEELARNTDVLVVMPDGGKFGYYSDWHSGKRLWETFHTGELVRLMEKSYRAGSSRAIAGLSMGGFGALNYTAHHRGMFRYVAAMSSYVDLNEPSVRLTLQLGAQRDGVDISEVWGDPVRDFTIWQEHNPAAMPRSFRGTRVHLSSGDGTVGPLDTGHPLDVMLVGSVAETVLPRQVRRFASALRSAGVTTTTHIYRPGTHSWPYWQQELHGIWPAVVRVLGQ; this is encoded by the coding sequence ATGCCGTTCACGCTTACTCGTCCGACGTTCCCGGCCTTCAGCGCCAGAAGATTTCTCCATGCCGGCCTGGCCCTTGCCGCATTGCTGTTCGCTGCGGAAATCCCGGCCCACGCCCATAGCCCGGGCGATGTGCGGCAGAACAGGGCCGGGGAGGCCAGTATTGTTTCGGTCACGCGCATCGACGAGCGCACCCGGGACCTCATGGTGCATTCGCCCGCAATGCAGTCCGATATTCCCGTGCGGGTTATTCTCCCGAAGAGCTGGGAAACGGAGAAGGAGCGTAAATTCCCGGTTCTCTACATGCTGCACGGCGGGAATGACGACTATACGTCGTGGACGCGTGAGACGGATATCGAGGAACTCGCGAGGAACACGGACGTGCTGGTCGTCATGCCTGACGGCGGGAAATTCGGCTATTACAGCGACTGGCACTCCGGAAAGCGCCTGTGGGAGACGTTCCACACCGGTGAGCTCGTCCGCCTCATGGAGAAGTCCTACCGTGCCGGCTCCTCCCGGGCGATCGCGGGGCTGTCCATGGGAGGGTTCGGGGCTCTCAACTACACGGCGCACCACCGGGGGATGTTCCGGTACGTGGCGGCGATGAGCTCGTACGTGGACCTCAACGAGCCGTCGGTGCGTCTGACCCTGCAGCTGGGTGCGCAGAGGGACGGCGTCGACATCAGTGAGGTCTGGGGCGATCCGGTGAGGGACTTCACCATCTGGCAGGAGCACAACCCCGCCGCGATGCCCCGGTCGTTCCGCGGGACGCGCGTCCACCTCTCCTCGGGCGACGGAACGGTGGGCCCGCTGGACACCGGGCACCCGCTGGACGTCATGCTCGTCGGTTCGGTGGCCGAGACGGTGCTCCCCCGGCAGGTCAGGCGATTCGCCTCGGCGCTGCGGTCGGCGGGCGTGACGACCACGACGCACATCTACCGGCCCGGTACCCACTCCTGGCCCTACTGGCAGCAGGAACTGCACGGCATCTGGCCCGCCGTGGTGCGCGTTCTGGGACAGTAG
- a CDS encoding glycosyltransferase, with the protein MIFAGGSRGDVQPCLALGQALVRRGIAVRVLASMRYEQLIAETGVRFYPLPVDPAEIIESVAGQELLSGRPGPFAFVRRMNRVLRPCVETVLDHAQACAQGADLVLAPTLGLFGVHLSQCLGVAHAVLHFQPSQPTGAFPHPFVPARTLGSLGNRVSYDAVDMGTWLLARRFLNRWRVRERGLAPLPLLSPLRMVRRAPVLCAFSPAVVQRPADWGPNVHLTGFWNLERPSWTPPERLRAFLEAGPPPVYVGFGSMRTPDPRRTDRMVRAALRRAGLRGVLAGDPAMSEDDMLVVSDTPHEWLFPRMAGVVHHGGAGTTFAALRAGVPSVVCPFFGDQPYWGARVHALGAGPRPLPARDLTAGSLLQRLSALTGEAAYRRCARRLGGALRAEDGAGQACRVLRGVLACL; encoded by the coding sequence ATGATTTTCGCCGGCGGGTCGCGCGGCGACGTCCAGCCCTGCCTGGCCCTGGGGCAGGCGCTGGTGCGCCGGGGCATCGCGGTGCGGGTGCTGGCGAGCATGCGTTACGAGCAGCTGATCGCGGAAACCGGGGTGCGCTTTTATCCGCTGCCGGTCGACCCGGCGGAGATCATCGAATCCGTCGCGGGCCAGGAGCTGCTGTCCGGCCGGCCGGGCCCGTTCGCCTTCGTCCGCAGGATGAACCGGGTCCTGCGGCCGTGTGTCGAAACGGTCCTGGACCACGCCCAGGCGTGCGCGCAGGGCGCGGACCTCGTCCTGGCGCCGACCCTGGGCCTGTTCGGTGTGCATCTGAGCCAGTGCCTGGGCGTTGCGCACGCGGTGCTCCACTTCCAGCCGAGCCAGCCCACCGGCGCTTTCCCGCACCCCTTCGTACCGGCCCGGACCCTGGGCAGTCTCGGCAACCGGGTCAGCTACGACGCGGTGGACATGGGCACCTGGCTGCTGGCCCGGCGTTTCCTCAACCGCTGGCGCGTCCGGGAGCGGGGGCTGGCGCCCCTGCCGCTGCTGTCCCCCCTGCGCATGGTGCGCCGCGCCCCGGTGCTGTGCGCCTTCAGCCCGGCCGTGGTCCAGCGGCCGGCGGACTGGGGGCCGAACGTGCACCTGACGGGTTTCTGGAACCTCGAGCGGCCCTCGTGGACTCCCCCCGAGCGGCTGCGTGCCTTCCTGGAGGCCGGGCCGCCGCCGGTGTACGTGGGGTTCGGCAGTATGAGAACCCCCGACCCGCGGCGTACGGACCGTATGGTCAGGGCCGCTCTGAGACGGGCGGGCCTGCGCGGTGTGCTCGCCGGGGACCCGGCGATGAGTGAGGACGACATGCTGGTCGTCTCCGACACCCCTCACGAGTGGCTGTTTCCCCGGATGGCGGGGGTCGTCCATCACGGGGGCGCGGGCACCACCTTCGCGGCGCTGCGGGCGGGCGTGCCGTCCGTGGTGTGCCCGTTCTTCGGTGACCAGCCGTACTGGGGGGCGCGCGTCCATGCGCTGGGGGCGGGCCCCCGTCCGCTGCCCGCCCGGGACCTGACGGCCGGGAGCCTTCTTCAGCGGCTTTCGGCGCTCACCGGCGAGGCCGCCTACCGGCGCTGCGCGCGGCGGCTCGGCGGGGCGCTGCGCGCGGAGGACGGCGCCGGGCAAGCCTGCCGCGTCCTGAGGGGGGTTCTTGCCTGCCTTTAG
- a CDS encoding MFS transporter has product MSRLRAASVVSTAVLSTFLTALDGSIVNVALPQMRHQLSLSETDLKWVATAYPLTLASLLLMAGQLTDTKGRRWALLTGVAAFTLASVCCALSTTGMMLVCCRALQGAGAAFILPSSLAVMATDVPRRARTAAFGATSATMASALAFGPVISGVVTQHLGWQWLFALNIPLGLAGFVIGAAVIPGPAHHRGARPGPAAVVPHHMITLACLSLAALAYFLIQGPSYGFTEPPVMLCGMAGATGLLTLYCIRRPGRSPALVTLLRRRAFAGGVITQLLWGLGVSGVYFYTSQFLQNSLRLSPTRAGLAFTPVVCALFVTAPFVGALARRWTDARVASSGLLLVAAGLLLVAAGSHRGHLLDLLPGLAAVGTGSALALPLTTQALGASPDHLSGFAAGLFSAARELSGVFGIVLVGAVVTFVEKSLATGHAPDGQAFTTGYQAGLCVAAVLVGAGAPVALWALRRSPQVRNKTLVDS; this is encoded by the coding sequence GTGAGCCGACTACGCGCCGCCAGCGTCGTGTCGACTGCCGTTCTCTCCACATTTCTGACCGCACTCGACGGCTCCATCGTGAACGTGGCCCTGCCGCAGATGCGCCACCAACTCTCACTGTCGGAAACAGATCTGAAATGGGTGGCCACCGCATATCCGCTCACCCTGGCCAGCCTTCTGCTGATGGCCGGCCAGCTGACCGACACCAAGGGCCGGCGCTGGGCACTGCTCACCGGCGTGGCGGCCTTCACACTGGCCTCCGTCTGCTGCGCCCTGTCGACCACCGGCATGATGCTCGTCTGCTGCCGCGCCCTGCAGGGCGCCGGTGCCGCGTTCATCCTGCCGTCCTCGCTGGCCGTCATGGCCACGGACGTGCCACGCCGGGCACGCACCGCCGCGTTCGGCGCGACGTCGGCCACGATGGCCTCCGCCCTCGCCTTCGGGCCCGTGATCTCCGGCGTGGTGACACAACACCTCGGCTGGCAGTGGCTGTTCGCCCTCAACATCCCCCTCGGGCTGGCCGGCTTCGTCATCGGGGCCGCGGTGATCCCCGGGCCCGCACACCACCGCGGCGCCCGCCCCGGGCCGGCCGCCGTCGTACCGCACCACATGATCACGCTGGCCTGCCTGTCCCTGGCCGCCCTCGCCTACTTCCTGATCCAGGGACCCAGCTACGGATTCACCGAGCCGCCGGTCATGCTCTGCGGGATGGCCGGCGCCACCGGCCTGCTCACGCTCTACTGCATCAGGAGACCCGGACGCAGCCCCGCCCTGGTCACCCTGCTGCGCCGGCGCGCCTTCGCGGGGGGAGTGATCACCCAGCTCCTGTGGGGCCTGGGAGTGAGCGGGGTGTACTTCTACACCTCGCAGTTCCTGCAGAACAGCCTGCGGCTGAGCCCCACCCGGGCCGGGCTGGCGTTCACCCCGGTCGTCTGCGCACTGTTCGTCACCGCGCCGTTCGTCGGCGCCCTCGCCCGACGATGGACAGACGCCCGCGTCGCCTCCTCGGGGCTGCTGCTGGTCGCCGCGGGACTGCTCCTCGTCGCAGCCGGCAGCCACCGGGGCCATCTCCTCGACCTCCTTCCGGGACTGGCGGCGGTGGGAACGGGCTCGGCCCTGGCCCTGCCGCTGACCACCCAGGCGCTGGGCGCCTCCCCCGACCACCTGTCGGGCTTCGCCGCCGGTCTCTTCAGCGCCGCACGGGAGCTGTCCGGGGTGTTCGGCATCGTGCTGGTCGGCGCGGTGGTCACCTTCGTCGAGAAATCCCTCGCCACCGGCCACGCCCCCGACGGCCAGGCGTTCACGACGGGCTACCAGGCCGGACTGTGCGTCGCGGCCGTGCTGGTGGGGGCCGGCGCACCCGTGGCCCTGTGGGCCCTGCGCCGCTCCCCCCAGGTGAGGAACAAGACCCTCGTCGACTCCTGA
- a CDS encoding fatty acyl-AMP ligase encodes MTETLGHNLAHVAALTPDETAVTFVDYSAGAGEATSLTWNQLEERVRVTASGIRNLCAPGERVAVVAPQSLAYMVGFLAAACSGAIAVPMFMPSLPGHAEKLAAVLKDAAPALVLTVEEQRRPLAEFCADQQIPATCRIVTESDLCGAATGSGSPLGGLDPQQVAYLQYTSGSTRVPSGVEITHANVCANARQALEAYDLARGRNCTVGWLPLYHDMGLVLAVALPILGHLPSVVMDPLAFIQQPARWLRLLSRYRGALTAAPNFAYDYCLHRLQDEDRAELSLGSVAAMVNGSEPVAARTLERFQAGFASAGMRRVLMRPSYGLAEATVFVCASPVGEEPTVTSFDREALGRGIARAVDAADGQTAVEVVACGRPTGQELAIVDPATCRRREDGVIGEIWLRGPNIGRGYWNREQDSAATFGAVVQGEDGGAPWLRTGDLGVWHDKQLYVTGRLKDLVIIDGTNHYPHDIEESAQKAHPAIRPHHLAAFAVPAAEGERLVVVAEHARDVDPSLIALEEVTRAVRSAVAARHGAAVHDFVLVPPGTVPHTTSGKVARGACRERYLTGVWSGGADA; translated from the coding sequence GTGACAGAAACACTCGGCCACAATCTCGCCCATGTAGCGGCTCTCACCCCGGATGAAACAGCCGTCACCTTTGTGGACTACAGTGCCGGCGCCGGCGAGGCCACCTCACTGACCTGGAATCAACTCGAGGAACGGGTTCGTGTCACCGCATCGGGAATTCGGAATCTGTGTGCGCCCGGTGAGAGAGTGGCGGTCGTCGCGCCGCAGAGCCTCGCCTACATGGTCGGGTTCCTGGCGGCCGCGTGTTCCGGTGCGATCGCCGTCCCGATGTTCATGCCCTCTCTGCCGGGGCATGCGGAGAAACTCGCGGCCGTGCTCAAGGACGCCGCTCCCGCCCTGGTGCTGACCGTCGAGGAGCAGCGCCGTCCTCTTGCGGAGTTCTGCGCCGACCAGCAGATTCCCGCCACGTGCCGGATCGTCACCGAGTCGGATCTGTGCGGCGCGGCCACGGGATCCGGTTCCCCCCTGGGGGGGCTTGATCCGCAGCAGGTGGCGTATCTGCAGTACACCTCGGGCTCGACCCGTGTTCCGTCGGGGGTGGAGATCACCCATGCGAATGTGTGCGCCAACGCCCGTCAGGCGCTGGAGGCGTACGACCTCGCCCGGGGCCGCAACTGCACGGTGGGGTGGCTGCCGCTCTACCACGACATGGGACTCGTCCTGGCCGTCGCCCTGCCGATCCTCGGTCATCTTCCCTCCGTGGTCATGGACCCGCTGGCGTTCATCCAGCAGCCGGCCCGCTGGCTGCGGTTGCTGTCCCGGTATCGCGGTGCGCTGACCGCCGCGCCCAATTTCGCCTACGACTACTGTCTTCACCGCCTGCAGGACGAGGACCGCGCGGAGCTCTCGCTGGGATCCGTCGCGGCGATGGTCAACGGCAGTGAGCCGGTCGCGGCGCGCACCCTGGAGCGCTTCCAGGCGGGGTTCGCGTCCGCGGGCATGCGGCGTGTGCTCATGCGTCCCTCGTACGGGCTGGCCGAGGCGACGGTGTTCGTGTGTGCTTCGCCGGTGGGCGAGGAGCCGACCGTCACGTCCTTCGACCGGGAGGCCCTGGGGCGGGGAATCGCCCGGGCCGTCGATGCCGCCGACGGGCAAACGGCCGTGGAGGTGGTGGCGTGCGGTCGTCCCACCGGTCAGGAGCTGGCGATCGTCGATCCGGCGACGTGCCGGCGCCGGGAGGACGGCGTGATCGGCGAGATCTGGCTGCGCGGGCCGAACATCGGCCGCGGCTACTGGAACCGTGAGCAGGACAGCGCCGCCACGTTCGGCGCGGTGGTGCAGGGCGAGGACGGCGGCGCCCCGTGGCTGCGCACCGGGGATCTGGGGGTGTGGCACGACAAGCAGCTCTATGTCACGGGGCGGCTGAAGGACCTGGTGATCATCGACGGGACCAACCACTATCCGCACGACATCGAGGAGAGCGCCCAGAAGGCGCATCCCGCCATCCGCCCCCATCACCTCGCCGCCTTCGCGGTGCCTGCTGCCGAGGGCGAACGGCTCGTCGTGGTGGCCGAGCACGCGCGGGACGTGGACCCTTCCCTGATCGCCCTGGAGGAGGTGACGCGGGCGGTGCGCAGTGCGGTCGCCGCCCGGCACGGGGCGGCCGTGCACGACTTCGTTCTGGTGCCGCCGGGCACGGTGCCGCACACCACCAGCGGCAAGGTGGCCCGTGGTGCCTGCCGGGAGCGGTACCTGACGGGGGTGTGGAGCGGGGGCGCCGACGCGTAG